The proteins below come from a single Microtus pennsylvanicus isolate mMicPen1 chromosome 13, mMicPen1.hap1, whole genome shotgun sequence genomic window:
- the Ints11 gene encoding integrator complex subunit 11 has translation MPEIRVTPLGAGQDVGRSCILVSISGKNVMLDCGMHMGYNDDRRFPDFSYITQSGRLTDFLDCVIISHFHLDHCGALPYFSEMVGYDGPIYMTHPTQAICPILLEDYRKIAVDKKGEANFFTSQMIKDCMKKVVAVHLHQTVQVDDELEIKAYYAGHVLGAAMFQIKVGSESVVYTGDYNMTPDRHLGAAWIDKCRPNLLITESTYATTIRDSKRCRERDFLKKVHETVERGGKVLIPVFALGRAQELCILLETFWERMNLKVPIYFSTGLTEKANHYYKLFITWTNQKIRKTFVQRNMFEFKHIKAFDRTFADNPGPMVVFATPGMLHAGQSLQIFRKWAGNEKNMVIMPGYCVQGTVGHKILSGQRKLEMEGRQVLEVKMQVEYMSFSAHADAKGIMQLVGQAEPESVLLVHGEAKKMEFLRQKIEQEFRVSCYMPANGETVTLPTSPSIPVGISLGLLKREMVQGLLPEAKKPRLLHGTLIMKDSSFRLVSSEQALKELGLAEHQLRFTCRVHLQDTRKEQETALRVYSHLKSTLKDHCVQHLPDGSVTVESILIQAAAHSEDPGTKVLLVSWTYQDEELGSFLTALLKNGLPQAPS, from the exons GGGCTGGCCAGGATGTGGGCCGCAGCTGCATCTTGGTCTCCATTTCCGGCAAGAATGTCATGTTGGACTGTGGGATGCACATGGGCTACAATGATGAT AGGCGATTCCCAGACTTTTCCTACATCACCCAGAGTGGCCGGCTGACTGACTTTCTAGACTGCGTAATCATCAG CCATTTCCACCTGGACCACTGTGGGGCACTGCCTTACTTCAGTGAGATGGTGGGCTATGATGGGCCCATCTATATGACCCACCCCACCCAGGCCATCTGCCCCATCCTGTTGGAAGACTACCGCAAGATCGCAGTGGACAAGAAGGGCGAGGCAAATTTCTTCACTTCTCAGATGATCAAAGATTGTATGAAGAAGGTGGTAGCCGTTCACCTGCACCAGACGGTTCAG GTGGATGATGAACTGGAAATCAAAGCATACTATGCAGGCCATGTACTGGGGGCAGCCATGTTCCAGATTAAAGTGGGCTCAGAGTCTGTGGTCTACACG GGTGATTATAACATGACCCCAGACCGGCATTTGGG GGCTGCATGGATTGACAAGTGTCGCCCCAACTTGCTAATCACAGAATCCACGTATGCCACAACTATCCGGGATTCCAAACGCTGCAGAGAGCGAGATTTCCTGAAGAAAGTTCATGAGACTGTGGAGCGTGGTGGAAAG GTGCTGATCCCTGTGTTTGCACTGGGCCGGGCACAAGAGCTGTGCATCCTGCTGGAGACCTTCTG GGAACGCATGAACCTGAAGGTGCCCATCTACTTCTCTACGGGCCTGACAGAGAAGGCCAACCACTACTATAAGCTCTTCATCACCTGGACCAACCAGAAGATACGTAAGACTTTTGTCCAGAGGAACATGTTTGAATTTAAGCACATCAAAGCCTTTGACCGGACATTTGCTGACAACCCAGGTCCCATG GTTGTGTTTGCCACACCTGGGATGCTGCATGCTGGCCAATCTCTGCAGATCTTCCGAAAGTGGGCAGGAAATGAGAAGAACATG GTCATCATGCCTGGCTACTGTGTGCAAGGCACTGTGGGCCACAAGATCCTTAGTGGGCAACGAAAACTGGAGATGGAAGGGCGTCAGGTG CTGGAAGTAAAGATGCAAGTGGAATACATGTCATTCAGTGCCCACGCTGATGCCAAGGGTATCATGCAACTGGTGGGACAAGCAGAGCCGGAGAGTGTGCTGCTGGTGCATGGCGAGGCCAAGAAGATGGAGTTCTTGAGGCAGAAGATTGAGCAGGAATTTC GAGTCAGCTGCTACATGCCAGCCAATGGCGAGACAGTGACGCTGCCCACAAGCCCCAGCATTCCTGTAGGCATCTCCCTGGGGCTGCTGAAGCGGGAGATGGTGCAGG GACTGCTCCCTGAGGCCAAAAAGCCTCGGCTCTTGCATGGCACACTAATTATGAAAGACAGT AGTTTCCGGCTGGTATCCTCAGAGCAAGCCCTCAAAGAGTTGGGCCTGGCTGAGCACCAACTGCGCTTTACCTGTCGTGTGCACCTCCAGGACACACGCAAAGAACAAGAAACAGCCCTACGTGTGTACAGTCACCTCAAGAG CACCCTCAAGGACCACTGTGTACAGCACCTCCCTGATGGCTCTGTGACTGTGGAGTCCATTCTTATCCAGGCTGCTGCTCACTCGGAGGACCCTGGTACTAAGGTGCTATTGGTCTCCTGGACCTACCAG GATGAAGAGCTGGGAAGCTTCCTCACAGCACTGCTCAAGAATGGCCTTCCCCAGGCGCCCAGCTGA
- the Pusl1 gene encoding tRNA pseudouridine synthase-like 1 isoform X1 has product MGSCGTVGPVRARYLVFFQYLGTDFNGVAAVRGNHRAVGVQNFLEEAAKRLNSVEPIRFTISSRTDAGVHALSNAAHLDICRRSGLPPYSPEVVTQALNTHLKHRDIRVLKAFRVPNDFHARRAATSRTYLYRLATGCSWPDQLPVFEQNVCWALQTKCLDVAAMQEAAQHLVGTHDFSAFQSAGSPTTNPVRTLRRVSVSSGPASLFALPQESRKLQFWTLEFESQSFLYRQVRRMTAVLVAVGQGTLTPTQVKAILESQDPLGKYQTRVAPARGLFLKSVLYDDFGPTS; this is encoded by the exons ATGGGTTCCTGCGGGACTGTGGGTCCTGTGCGCGCGCGCTACCTCGTGTTCTTCCAGTATTTGGGCACGGACTTCAA TGGGGTCGCGGCCGTGAGGGGTAACCATCGCGCTGTTGGGGTGCAGAACTTCCTGGAG gaggccgccaAGCGCCTGAACTCCGTTGAGCCCATCAGGTTTACTATCTCCAGCCGCACTGATGCCGGAGTGCATGCCCTGAGCAACGCGGCGCACCTGGACATCTGTCGCCGCTCAGGCCTGCCGCCTTACTCCCCGGAGGTCGTGACCCAGGCCCTCAACACCCACCTGAAGCACCGCGACATTCG CGTACTGAAGGCCTTCCGAGTGCCCAATGACTTCCATGCTCGCCGTGCAGCCACCTCCAGAACCTACCTATACCGTCTGGCCACGGGCTGCTCCTGGCCTGATCAGCTGCCCGTGTTTGAGCAGAATGTATGCTGGGCTCTCCAGACAAA GTGCCTGGATGTGGCTGCCATGCAGGAGGCTGCCCAGCACCTCGTCGGGACACATGATTTCAGTGCTTTCCAGTCTGCCGGCAGCCCAACCACAAATCCCGTGCGCACACTACGAAGAGTCTCTGTGTCTTCTGGTCCAGCCAGCCTATTTGCCCTCCCCCAGGAGAGCAG GAAGCTGCAGTTCTGGACGCTGGAGTTTGAAAGCCAGTCTTTCCTGTATCGACAG GTACGGAGGATGACAGCTGTGCTGGTGGCTGTGGGGCAAGGGACTCTGACACCTACACAGGTGAAAGCCATTCTGGAGAGTCAAGATCCCTTGGGCAAGTATCAGACTCGAGTTGCCCCTGCCCGTGGCTTGTTCTTGAAGTCAGTGCTATATGATGATTTCG GTCCTACATCCTGA
- the Pusl1 gene encoding tRNA pseudouridine synthase-like 1 isoform X2, translating into MGSCGTVGPVRARYLVFFQYLGTDFNGVAAVRGNHRAVGVQNFLEEAAKRLNSVEPIRFTISSRTDAGVHALSNAAHLDICRRSGLPPYSPEVVTQALNTHLKHRDIRVLKAFRVPNDFHARRAATSRTYLYRLATGCSWPDQLPVFEQNVCWALQTKCLDVAAMQEAAQHLVGTHDFSAFQSAGSPTTNPVRTLRRVSVSSGPASLFALPQESRLQEKSCNTHSISGTGGQLGKNPRWMDEPLNQNFNLYLA; encoded by the exons ATGGGTTCCTGCGGGACTGTGGGTCCTGTGCGCGCGCGCTACCTCGTGTTCTTCCAGTATTTGGGCACGGACTTCAA TGGGGTCGCGGCCGTGAGGGGTAACCATCGCGCTGTTGGGGTGCAGAACTTCCTGGAG gaggccgccaAGCGCCTGAACTCCGTTGAGCCCATCAGGTTTACTATCTCCAGCCGCACTGATGCCGGAGTGCATGCCCTGAGCAACGCGGCGCACCTGGACATCTGTCGCCGCTCAGGCCTGCCGCCTTACTCCCCGGAGGTCGTGACCCAGGCCCTCAACACCCACCTGAAGCACCGCGACATTCG CGTACTGAAGGCCTTCCGAGTGCCCAATGACTTCCATGCTCGCCGTGCAGCCACCTCCAGAACCTACCTATACCGTCTGGCCACGGGCTGCTCCTGGCCTGATCAGCTGCCCGTGTTTGAGCAGAATGTATGCTGGGCTCTCCAGACAAA GTGCCTGGATGTGGCTGCCATGCAGGAGGCTGCCCAGCACCTCGTCGGGACACATGATTTCAGTGCTTTCCAGTCTGCCGGCAGCCCAACCACAAATCCCGTGCGCACACTACGAAGAGTCTCTGTGTCTTCTGGTCCAGCCAGCCTATTTGCCCTCCCCCAGGAGAGCAG ACTCCAGGAAAAGTCGTGCAATACCCACTCGATCTCTGGAACTGGTGGTCAACTAGGCAAGAACCCACGCTGGATGGATGAGCCTTTAAACCAGAACTTCAATCTTTATCTTGCCTGA